A window of Acidimicrobiia bacterium contains these coding sequences:
- the prfA gene encoding peptide chain release factor 1: MFDHLPELEAEFDRLEGSLADIAAAGDRRATRDAGRRYAELKPVVETWRALATAKAELAGARELLSGERDSEMKAMVESEIETLLARTADLEAELKELLLPRDPNDGRNAIVVIQGTEGGEEANLWASDLFRMYQRFAETHGLKLEVLSSQPSDHGGFRDVSFVLKGAEAWAAIKYEGGPHRVQRVPETESQGRIHTSAATVAVLPEADDVDVEIDQKDLEIDVFRSSGPGGQSVNTTDSAVRITHVPTGIVVSCQNERSQLQNRDKAMAILRARLLQLQQEQQDEALASARKQQVKGGGRSEKIRTYNYKDNRVTDHRIGLTVYALDKVLDGDLDEFIAALKADERQRQLGAE; encoded by the coding sequence GTGTTCGACCACCTGCCGGAGCTGGAAGCGGAGTTCGACCGGCTCGAGGGGAGCCTCGCCGACATCGCCGCGGCCGGCGATCGACGCGCGACGCGCGACGCGGGGCGTCGCTACGCGGAGCTGAAGCCGGTCGTCGAGACCTGGCGCGCGCTCGCGACGGCGAAGGCCGAGCTCGCCGGCGCCCGCGAGCTGCTGAGCGGCGAGCGCGACTCCGAGATGAAGGCGATGGTCGAGAGCGAGATCGAGACGCTGCTCGCCCGCACCGCCGACCTCGAAGCCGAGCTCAAGGAGCTCCTGCTGCCCCGCGACCCGAACGACGGCCGCAACGCGATCGTCGTCATCCAGGGCACCGAGGGTGGGGAAGAGGCGAACCTCTGGGCCTCCGACCTGTTCCGCATGTACCAGCGTTTCGCCGAGACGCACGGGCTCAAGCTCGAAGTGCTGTCGAGCCAGCCGTCGGACCACGGCGGGTTCCGTGACGTGTCGTTCGTCCTGAAGGGCGCCGAGGCCTGGGCGGCGATCAAGTACGAGGGCGGGCCGCACCGTGTGCAGCGCGTCCCGGAGACGGAGAGCCAGGGGCGCATCCACACGAGCGCGGCGACGGTCGCGGTGTTGCCCGAAGCCGACGACGTCGACGTCGAGATCGACCAGAAGGATCTCGAGATCGACGTCTTCCGCTCGAGCGGGCCCGGTGGGCAGTCGGTGAACACGACCGACTCCGCCGTGCGCATCACACACGTGCCGACCGGCATCGTCGTCAGCTGCCAGAACGAGCGCAGCCAGCTCCAGAACCGCGACAAGGCGATGGCGATCCTGCGCGCACGCCTGCTCCAACTCCAGCAGGAGCAGCAGGACGAAGCGCTCGCCTCGGCGCGCAAGCAGCAGGTGAAGGGCGGCGGTCGCTCCGAGAAGATCCGCACATACAACTACAAGGACAACCGCGTCACCGATCACCGCATCGGGCTCACGGTCTACGCGCTCGACAAGGTGCTCGACGGCGACCTCGACGAGTTCATCGCCGCGCTCAAGGCCGACGAACGGCAGCGGCAGCTCGGCGCGGAGTGA
- a CDS encoding DUF983 domain-containing protein — translation MPTSRATVFARGFTRRCPRCGSGKLFRHYLSMVPDCPRCGLHFEREQGYWAGAIAINIICVGVVFVIGFTVAMILTVPDTPIPLMLAIFVPIVALGPILWYPFSKTLWVAVDRAFLHGLDQGAGIDDHNRI, via the coding sequence ATGCCGACGAGCCGAGCCACGGTGTTCGCCCGTGGGTTCACGCGCCGCTGCCCGCGCTGCGGCTCGGGCAAGCTCTTCCGCCACTACCTCTCGATGGTGCCCGACTGCCCGCGCTGCGGTCTGCACTTCGAACGCGAGCAGGGTTACTGGGCGGGCGCGATCGCGATCAACATCATCTGCGTCGGCGTGGTGTTCGTGATCGGCTTCACCGTCGCGATGATCCTCACCGTTCCCGATACGCCGATCCCGTTGATGCTGGCGATCTTCGTACCGATCGTGGCCCTCGGACCGATCCTCTGGTACCCGTTCTCGAAGACGCTCTGGGTCGCGGTCGACCGCGCGTTCCTCCACGGCCTCGATCAGGGCGCCGGCATCGACGACCACAACCGGATCTGA
- a CDS encoding exopolysaccharide biosynthesis polyprenyl glycosylphosphotransferase produces the protein MHRRDRRPAAIAATVVFGGDLIGLGVALLVTRPATGVNAIYALLAMAALLSSGAYRLRISLSSLDEAPRIATVAALPLLLLGPIAGSSQSRLLWQALFSVIALVLMRSFGYALLRRVRRRGLREATIVAGTGHVGVELANLILHHPEYGLELNGFVGAPYPGLPSPLLGEVADLERVVRDYGVTRVLVAFGPTREADLVGVLRTAVLRDVEVHVVPRFFEVGVAPRGPDVDDLWGIPIYRMRQAALRARVWRVKRAVDVVLSLALLVLTSPIMAFSALAVKLGSSGPVLFRQRRIGQHGEEIVVLKFRTLPANHVDDSWNAADERYNRVGKVLRRLSIDELPQLWNVLRGDMSLVGPRPERGYLVEQFNTSVSGYRDRHRLPVGLTGWAQVHGLRGDTSLRERVRFDNQYIEHWSLWRDVVILIRTLSAGFRGPTTMSTPETQDELEPPEQFPPPAAEGGGD, from the coding sequence GTGCACCGACGTGACCGCCGGCCCGCAGCGATCGCCGCGACCGTCGTCTTCGGCGGCGACCTGATCGGACTCGGCGTGGCGCTGCTCGTCACCCGGCCCGCAACCGGCGTGAACGCGATCTACGCGCTGCTCGCGATGGCCGCACTGCTTTCGTCCGGCGCCTACCGCTTGCGGATCAGCCTCAGCTCGCTCGACGAGGCGCCGCGCATCGCGACCGTCGCCGCGTTGCCGCTCCTGCTGCTCGGACCCATCGCCGGTTCCTCGCAGTCACGCCTGCTCTGGCAGGCGTTGTTCTCCGTCATCGCGCTCGTGTTGATGCGCTCGTTCGGCTACGCGCTGCTGCGCCGCGTGCGCCGGCGCGGGCTGCGGGAAGCGACGATCGTCGCCGGGACCGGACACGTCGGCGTCGAGCTCGCGAACCTCATCCTCCATCACCCCGAGTACGGGCTCGAGCTGAACGGCTTCGTCGGCGCGCCGTATCCCGGTCTCCCGAGCCCGCTCCTCGGCGAGGTCGCCGATCTCGAGCGAGTCGTGCGCGACTACGGCGTGACCCGCGTGCTCGTGGCGTTCGGTCCGACCCGCGAGGCCGACCTCGTCGGCGTGCTGCGCACCGCGGTGCTGCGCGACGTCGAGGTGCACGTCGTGCCCCGTTTCTTCGAGGTCGGTGTCGCACCGCGCGGTCCGGACGTCGACGACCTCTGGGGCATCCCGATCTACCGCATGCGGCAGGCCGCGCTGCGCGCCCGGGTCTGGCGGGTCAAGCGCGCGGTCGATGTCGTGCTGTCGCTCGCGCTCCTCGTCCTGACCTCGCCGATCATGGCCTTCTCCGCGCTCGCGGTGAAGCTCGGCAGCTCCGGGCCGGTGCTGTTCCGCCAGCGGCGGATCGGCCAGCACGGCGAAGAGATCGTGGTGCTCAAGTTCCGGACCCTCCCGGCGAACCACGTCGACGACTCCTGGAACGCGGCCGACGAGCGCTACAACCGGGTCGGCAAGGTGCTCCGCCGCCTCAGCATCGACGAGCTCCCCCAACTCTGGAACGTGCTCCGCGGCGACATGAGCCTGGTCGGCCCCCGGCCCGAGCGGGGCTATCTCGTCGAGCAGTTCAACACGTCGGTGTCGGGCTACCGCGACCGGCACCGGCTGCCCGTCGGGCTCACCGGCTGGGCCCAGGTGCACGGGCTCCGGGGCGACACGTCCCTGCGCGAACGGGTGCGCTTCGACAACCAGTACATCGAGCACTGGTCGCTGTGGCGCGACGTCGTGATCCTGATCCGGACGCTCAGCGCGGGCTTCCGGGGCCCGACGACCATGTCGACGCCCGAGACGCAGGACGAGCTGGAGCCACCGGAGCAGTTCCCGCCGCCGGCCGCCGAGGGTGGCGGGGACTAA
- a CDS encoding cellulase family glycosylhydrolase: MLGRRIAQRIAAGAAIVVALGGVATVAAANTGTNVVTVPPPASGAQLTMGSTVGFNGQQLMWASDAVMARELDGVAATGSRWLRVDFPWSSLEAGGRGRYNWAQADRLVTAANARGIHLLAMVAYTPTWDRPANTNDHYQPTDPTAYAEFMRAAAQRYAPRGLHAWEIWNEPNMRDFWQPVPSPARYTQLLRLASAAIHSVDRSAYVVSGGVAPARDVAGYSIAPNEFVAAIYANGGRGAMQAVGLHPYSFPYAPMTPASWNTFYMATQTHAIMAAHGDGARPIWATEIGWPTGTGHGAVSEAQQAVMAAAAITAWNRFSFAGNFFWYNWQDTSANPASTFDNLGVLRYNGTAKPALGVFKAMLARPAAHIDHGPPAYGPWLVGANAHVFATGMNAAPAAGGARLNQPITGSARTPSGHGVWMTGSDGGVFAYGDAAFYGSTGALRLAQPIVGMAATPDGHGYWLVASDGGVFSFGDAAFYGSTGARRLNQPIVGMAATPDGRGYWLVASDGGVFSFGDAAFYGSTGGLHIARPIVGLARSATGRGYWMVASDGGIFTFGDAAFYGSAGGTSVATPVVGIATTATGHGYWLAESGGTVHSFGDAGIADPVAGETITDVLTP; this comes from the coding sequence ATGCTCGGACGACGAATCGCGCAGCGAATCGCGGCCGGCGCCGCCATCGTGGTGGCGCTCGGGGGTGTCGCCACCGTGGCGGCCGCGAACACCGGTACGAACGTGGTGACCGTGCCGCCGCCGGCGAGCGGCGCGCAGCTGACGATGGGCTCGACGGTCGGTTTCAACGGCCAGCAGCTCATGTGGGCGAGCGACGCAGTGATGGCGCGCGAGCTCGACGGCGTCGCGGCGACGGGTTCGCGCTGGCTGCGTGTCGACTTCCCGTGGTCGTCGCTCGAGGCGGGCGGACGCGGTCGCTACAACTGGGCGCAGGCCGACCGGCTCGTCACGGCCGCGAACGCGCGCGGCATCCACCTGCTCGCGATGGTCGCGTACACGCCGACGTGGGATCGGCCCGCGAACACGAACGACCACTACCAGCCGACCGACCCGACGGCGTACGCGGAGTTCATGCGCGCCGCGGCGCAGCGGTACGCGCCGCGCGGTCTGCACGCGTGGGAGATCTGGAACGAGCCGAACATGCGCGACTTCTGGCAGCCCGTGCCGAGTCCCGCGCGCTACACGCAGTTGCTGCGGCTCGCGTCCGCGGCCATTCACTCCGTCGACCGGTCGGCGTACGTCGTGAGCGGCGGGGTCGCGCCGGCGCGTGATGTCGCGGGCTACTCGATCGCCCCCAACGAGTTCGTCGCCGCCATCTATGCGAACGGTGGACGCGGTGCGATGCAGGCCGTCGGTCTGCATCCGTACTCGTTCCCTTACGCGCCGATGACGCCCGCATCGTGGAACACCTTCTACATGGCGACGCAGACGCACGCGATCATGGCCGCGCACGGCGACGGCGCACGACCGATCTGGGCGACCGAGATCGGGTGGCCGACGGGGACCGGTCACGGCGCGGTGAGCGAAGCGCAGCAGGCGGTGATGGCCGCGGCCGCGATCACCGCGTGGAACCGCTTCTCGTTCGCCGGCAACTTCTTCTGGTACAACTGGCAGGACACGAGCGCGAACCCGGCGAGCACCTTCGACAACCTCGGGGTGCTCCGCTACAACGGCACCGCCAAGCCTGCGCTCGGGGTGTTCAAGGCGATGCTGGCACGGCCGGCCGCGCACATCGATCACGGACCGCCTGCGTACGGACCGTGGCTCGTCGGCGCGAACGCGCACGTGTTCGCGACCGGCATGAACGCTGCGCCTGCGGCCGGGGGCGCGCGGCTCAACCAGCCGATCACCGGATCGGCGCGCACGCCCAGCGGGCACGGCGTCTGGATGACCGGGAGCGACGGCGGTGTGTTCGCGTACGGCGACGCCGCGTTCTACGGTTCGACCGGCGCACTGCGACTCGCGCAACCCATCGTCGGGATGGCCGCGACGCCTGACGGACACGGCTACTGGCTTGTCGCGAGCGACGGTGGCGTCTTCAGCTTCGGCGACGCCGCGTTCTACGGTTCGACCGGCGCGCGGCGACTCAACCAGCCGATCGTGGGGATGGCCGCGACGCCTGACGGCCGCGGCTACTGGCTCGTCGCGAGCGACGGTGGTGTGTTCAGCTTCGGCGACGCCGCGTTCTACGGGTCGACGGGTGGGCTGCACATCGCGCGCCCGATCGTGGGGCTCGCGCGCTCGGCCACCGGGCGCGGCTACTGGATGGTCGCGAGCGACGGCGGCATCTTCACCTTCGGCGACGCCGCGTTCTACGGCTCGGCCGGTGGTACGTCGGTCGCGACGCCCGTCGTCGGCATCGCCACGACCGCGACCGGCCACGGCTACTGGCTCGCGGAGTCGGGCGGCACCGTCCACAGCTTCGGCGACGCCGGCATCGCCGACCCCGTCGCGGGCGAGACGATCACCGACGTCCTGACGCCGTAG
- a CDS encoding acetyl-CoA acetyltransferase, whose protein sequence is MTDPRTPVVVGVGQVEQRVAPADAREPIALFADAVRAAADDSGQGGSVLARVDTVAAVQIVSWPYADPGARVAAELGIEPRRAVVSTVGGNSPQLLVNEMAAEIAAGSCDVVVIGGAESMHARWGARREPRVHLDWAVDEGTPYARVIGDPRAGTNEIEQAHFAVAPTHIYPLFETALRAAADRTIAEHQQATGELWSQFAAVAASNPHAWSRVAYTAEAIVTPTAENRMVVFPYTKRMCANIDVDQGAAVILCSYEAARSMGIAEDRMVFLHAGADAHDHWFVTERAALAEAPAIGITVRAALDAAGLGVDDVARFDLYSCFPSAVQMAMHAIGLRGRAGGDDRPLTVTGGLGFAGGPVNNYPTHGIAAMVDALRADPGSVGLTTALGWYATKHSAGVWSTSPPARFARVDPARTQAEADALPRREPAGLVEGDMTIEATSVVMERDGTPAVAIVAGLLPDSRRALANSRDPDLMLELTRTGWEGRTVRVVNDGTANTLA, encoded by the coding sequence GTGACCGACCCGCGCACGCCGGTGGTCGTCGGAGTCGGACAGGTCGAGCAGCGCGTCGCACCCGCGGACGCGCGTGAGCCGATCGCGCTGTTCGCCGACGCGGTGCGCGCCGCGGCCGACGACAGCGGGCAAGGCGGCAGCGTGCTCGCGCGCGTCGACACGGTCGCCGCGGTCCAGATCGTGTCGTGGCCGTACGCGGATCCCGGCGCGCGCGTCGCGGCGGAGCTCGGCATCGAGCCGCGCCGCGCGGTCGTCAGCACCGTCGGCGGCAACAGCCCGCAACTGCTCGTGAACGAGATGGCCGCGGAGATCGCGGCGGGCTCGTGCGACGTCGTCGTCATCGGCGGCGCGGAGTCGATGCACGCCCGCTGGGGTGCGCGCCGCGAGCCACGCGTGCATCTCGACTGGGCCGTCGACGAGGGCACGCCGTACGCGCGCGTCATCGGCGACCCGCGTGCCGGCACGAACGAGATCGAGCAGGCCCACTTCGCGGTCGCGCCGACGCACATCTATCCGCTGTTCGAGACCGCGTTGCGCGCGGCCGCCGACCGCACGATCGCCGAGCACCAGCAGGCAACCGGCGAGCTGTGGTCGCAGTTCGCGGCCGTCGCCGCGAGCAACCCGCACGCGTGGTCGCGCGTCGCGTACACAGCCGAAGCGATCGTCACGCCCACGGCCGAGAACCGCATGGTCGTGTTCCCGTACACGAAGCGCATGTGCGCCAACATCGACGTGGACCAGGGCGCGGCCGTCATCCTGTGCTCGTACGAGGCGGCGCGTTCGATGGGGATCGCCGAGGATCGCATGGTGTTCCTGCACGCGGGCGCCGACGCGCACGACCACTGGTTCGTCACCGAGCGGGCCGCGCTCGCGGAGGCGCCGGCGATCGGGATCACCGTGCGCGCCGCGCTCGACGCGGCGGGCCTCGGCGTCGACGACGTCGCGCGTTTCGACCTCTACTCGTGCTTCCCGTCGGCCGTGCAGATGGCGATGCACGCGATCGGGTTGCGCGGCCGCGCCGGCGGGGACGACCGGCCGCTCACCGTCACGGGCGGACTCGGCTTCGCCGGCGGTCCCGTCAACAACTACCCGACGCACGGCATCGCCGCGATGGTCGACGCGCTGCGCGCCGATCCCGGCTCGGTCGGGCTGACGACCGCGCTCGGTTGGTACGCGACGAAGCACTCGGCCGGCGTGTGGTCGACGTCGCCGCCCGCGCGGTTCGCGCGCGTCGATCCTGCGCGCACGCAGGCCGAGGCCGACGCGCTCCCCCGCCGCGAGCCGGCCGGGCTCGTCGAAGGCGACATGACGATCGAGGCGACATCCGTCGTGATGGAGCGGGACGGCACGCCCGCGGTTGCGATCGTCGCCGGTCTGCTGCCCGACAGCCGGCGCGCCCTCGCGAACTCGCGTGATCCCGACCTGATGCTCGAGCTGACGCGCACCGGTTGGGAAGGCCGCACCGTGCGAGTGGTCAACGACGGTACGGCGAACACGCTGGCCTGA
- a CDS encoding DUF4012 domain-containing protein, whose product METRARGSRRTRRLVLLGVFIVLVAWGAFTALTLVRARHDTRLGIDALESVQEKLTPGQLLRGEGVPQLRTAQTDFTRARERVRSPLLAPLRIIPVLGRQIDSVDTLTGSAAHVVDIGIDAVVQSRRVVNAGHPTGAARVRLVAQLATIADQSSSQLQTVDLGPTHLIGPLANARSEFATRLHDLRHAIGQLRAASHGLAAFLRGPSRYLVLAANNAEMRVGSGTFLEVGMLTVNQGSLRLDSMKSVGSYPVAPGAVPLTGYVAARWGFLQPNVEWRNLGASPQFPSQARLASQMWHAATGQTVNGVLALDVVALKDLLQATGPVHLADGTTMTADQVLGDVMLHQYLGLVGYPDQTTRRDRLSEIARGALDDLDHGGWHAADLVDDLRGAAQGRHLLAWSPNQQEQAGWTAAGIDGIVPDDGVLVGLHNRGGNKLDQFVVIHGKVGVGRAPKPTAGAGWSVRLTLQMQNVTPATGIPQYVEGPYPGAIGAAAGLYQGYAVVELPRAAESIHLTVDGKPAPLVTAGPDGTSQVVAAYVQIPRGISRTVVASFTLPTAQRSLFFAPSARVPAIAWTAPSLTWSDDVGRRVAW is encoded by the coding sequence ATGGAGACGAGGGCGCGCGGCTCCCGGCGCACCCGCCGACTCGTCCTGCTCGGCGTGTTCATCGTGCTCGTCGCGTGGGGCGCGTTCACCGCGCTGACCCTCGTACGCGCGCGTCACGACACGCGCCTCGGCATCGACGCGCTCGAGTCGGTGCAGGAGAAGCTCACGCCGGGCCAGCTGCTGCGCGGTGAGGGCGTGCCGCAGCTCCGCACCGCGCAGACGGACTTCACGCGCGCCCGAGAACGCGTGCGCTCGCCGTTGCTCGCGCCGTTGCGCATCATCCCGGTGCTCGGTCGCCAGATCGACTCGGTCGACACGCTCACGGGCTCGGCCGCGCACGTCGTCGACATCGGGATCGACGCGGTCGTGCAGTCGCGGCGGGTCGTGAACGCGGGCCATCCGACCGGCGCCGCGCGCGTGCGTCTCGTCGCGCAGCTCGCGACGATCGCCGACCAGTCGTCCTCCCAGCTCCAGACCGTTGACCTCGGACCGACGCACCTCATCGGTCCGCTCGCCAACGCGCGCTCCGAGTTCGCGACTCGCCTGCACGACCTCCGTCACGCGATCGGTCAGCTCCGGGCCGCGTCGCACGGTCTCGCCGCCTTCCTGCGCGGCCCGAGTCGCTATCTCGTGCTCGCGGCGAACAACGCCGAGATGCGGGTGGGATCGGGCACGTTCCTCGAGGTCGGCATGCTCACGGTGAACCAGGGCAGCCTGCGGCTCGACTCGATGAAGTCGGTCGGCTCCTACCCGGTCGCGCCGGGTGCGGTGCCGTTGACCGGTTATGTCGCCGCCCGGTGGGGCTTCCTCCAGCCGAACGTCGAGTGGCGCAACCTCGGCGCCTCGCCCCAGTTCCCGTCGCAGGCCCGGCTCGCGAGTCAGATGTGGCATGCCGCGACCGGCCAGACGGTGAACGGCGTGCTCGCGCTCGACGTCGTCGCGCTGAAGGACCTGCTCCAGGCCACCGGGCCGGTGCACCTCGCCGACGGCACCACGATGACCGCCGACCAGGTGCTCGGCGACGTCATGCTGCACCAGTACCTCGGCCTCGTCGGCTATCCCGACCAGACGACCCGCCGGGACCGGCTCAGCGAGATCGCGCGGGGCGCCCTCGACGACCTCGACCACGGCGGCTGGCACGCGGCCGACCTGGTCGACGACCTCCGCGGCGCCGCGCAGGGCCGGCACCTGCTGGCCTGGTCCCCGAATCAGCAGGAGCAGGCGGGCTGGACCGCGGCCGGCATCGACGGGATCGTGCCCGACGACGGCGTGCTCGTGGGCCTCCACAACCGGGGCGGCAACAAGCTCGACCAGTTCGTCGTCATCCACGGGAAGGTCGGCGTGGGCCGGGCGCCGAAACCGACGGCCGGTGCGGGCTGGAGCGTCCGCCTCACCCTGCAGATGCAGAACGTCACCCCCGCGACCGGGATCCCGCAGTACGTCGAGGGCCCGTATCCAGGCGCGATCGGCGCCGCCGCCGGCCTCTACCAGGGCTACGCGGTCGTCGAGCTCCCGCGCGCGGCCGAATCGATCCATCTGACGGTCGACGGAAAACCGGCGCCGCTCGTCACCGCGGGACCCGACGGCACGAGCCAGGTGGTGGCCGCCTACGTTCAGATTCCGCGCGGAATCTCACGCACAGTGGTCGCCTCGTTCACCCTGCCGACCGCCCAACGGTCGCTGTTCTTCGCGCCCTCCGCGCGAGTCCCGGCGATCGCCTGGACGGCTCCAAGCCTTACGTGGAGCGACGATGTGGGCCGAAGAGTGGCGTGGTGA
- the prmC gene encoding peptide chain release factor N(5)-glutamine methyltransferase gives MTTARASWAQQRRFVTDRLREVGIDSADAEARWLTETASGYAGAEWLAVAAKLPNDRAQAHLDAMVERRLAGEPLQYVLGSWSFRGLDLMVDHRVLIPRPETEWVVEVALEEATRVGLRRGVHRALDAETTAVVADLGTGSGAIALVLAAELTDAEVWATDVSSDALAVAAANIAGCGATRVRLAEGSWFDALPGPLAGTLALVVANPPYVAAHELDGLAPEVAQHEPHRALVSGPTGLEAIEELLASAPAWLAPGAAIVLEIAPHQADVVTAIARTAGFDDVRVLDDFSFRPRVLVARRG, from the coding sequence GTGACGACGGCTCGCGCGAGCTGGGCGCAGCAGCGCCGCTTCGTGACCGATCGATTGCGTGAGGTCGGCATCGACTCGGCCGACGCCGAGGCGCGGTGGCTCACCGAGACCGCGTCGGGATACGCGGGCGCCGAGTGGCTCGCAGTCGCAGCGAAGCTGCCCAACGACCGCGCGCAGGCGCACCTCGACGCGATGGTCGAGCGCCGCCTCGCGGGTGAGCCGTTGCAGTACGTGCTCGGTTCGTGGAGCTTTCGCGGGCTCGACCTGATGGTCGATCACCGCGTGCTGATCCCGCGACCCGAGACGGAGTGGGTCGTCGAGGTCGCGCTCGAAGAGGCGACGCGCGTCGGCCTGCGGCGCGGCGTGCATCGCGCGCTCGACGCCGAGACGACCGCGGTCGTGGCCGACCTCGGTACCGGCTCGGGCGCGATCGCGCTCGTGCTCGCGGCCGAGCTGACCGACGCGGAGGTGTGGGCGACCGACGTCAGCAGCGACGCGCTCGCCGTCGCGGCGGCCAACATCGCGGGATGCGGCGCGACGCGCGTGCGGCTCGCCGAAGGCTCGTGGTTCGACGCGCTGCCCGGCCCGCTCGCCGGCACGCTCGCGCTCGTCGTCGCGAACCCGCCGTACGTTGCCGCACACGAGCTCGACGGGCTCGCGCCGGAGGTCGCGCAGCACGAACCGCACCGCGCGTTGGTGAGCGGACCGACGGGACTCGAGGCGATCGAGGAGCTGCTCGCGTCGGCGCCGGCCTGGCTCGCGCCCGGTGCGGCGATCGTGCTCGAGATCGCGCCGCACCAAGCGGACGTGGTCACGGCGATCGCGCGCACCGCCGGCTTCGACGACGTGCGCGTGCTCGACGACTTCTCGTTCCGGCCGCGCGTCCTCGTCGCGCGGCGCGGATAG
- a CDS encoding PD-(D/E)XK nuclease family protein, translating into MSNERAAGRRKLLSDIVTITPTAYETWRRCPREFLLQHLLGVPPSDSSKPTDHGILLHEMLRVVHEQGTCHDEDHVRDVLAGHGVDDPHFAGMVARHAARCPSESDRQKHEIDLARFHRAPAPMFMATARIDAVWIHDGLLDARDYKTGSRWYERVGDDARARVQAFVLAQHAQRQGLRLRLRYEHLAAEVDDDPEPYEPDDEDLDAIEEELRATVATWWSLEEWQGVRDPAVCQWCRFRSVCVDSAAAGEPDWPVLALAGDNDGEESE; encoded by the coding sequence ATGAGCAACGAGCGCGCCGCGGGGCGGCGCAAGCTGTTGTCCGACATCGTCACGATCACGCCGACCGCGTACGAGACCTGGAGGCGCTGCCCGCGCGAGTTCCTCCTGCAGCACCTGCTCGGGGTGCCGCCGAGCGACTCGAGCAAGCCGACCGACCACGGAATCCTGTTGCACGAGATGCTGCGAGTCGTGCACGAGCAGGGCACGTGCCACGACGAAGACCACGTGCGCGACGTGCTCGCGGGCCATGGCGTCGACGATCCGCACTTCGCGGGGATGGTCGCCCGCCACGCGGCGCGCTGCCCGTCGGAGTCCGACCGCCAGAAGCACGAGATCGACCTCGCGCGATTCCACCGCGCGCCCGCGCCGATGTTCATGGCGACCGCGCGCATCGACGCGGTCTGGATCCACGATGGGCTCCTCGACGCACGCGACTACAAGACCGGCTCGCGTTGGTACGAGCGCGTCGGCGACGACGCGCGTGCGCGCGTGCAGGCGTTCGTGCTCGCGCAGCACGCGCAGCGCCAGGGGCTGCGGCTGCGGCTGCGCTACGAGCACCTCGCGGCCGAGGTCGACGACGATCCCGAGCCGTACGAGCCCGACGACGAGGATCTCGACGCGATCGAGGAGGAGCTGCGCGCGACGGTGGCCACGTGGTGGTCGCTCGAGGAATGGCAGGGCGTGCGCGACCCGGCCGTGTGCCAATGGTGCCGGTTCCGGTCGGTCTGCGTCGACAGCGCCGCGGCGGGCGAGCCCGACTGGCCCGTGCTCGCGCTCGCCGGCGACAACGACGGCGAGGAGAGCGAGTGA